The following coding sequences are from one Arthrobacter sp. 24S4-2 window:
- a CDS encoding TSUP family transporter has translation MISGFESLEPATLILIIVAGFAAGWIDAVVGGGGLIQLPALLLVPGISPVQALATNKMGSIFGTTTSAVTFYRRVKPDLWTAIPMAVIALAGSFGGAVLAATLPASVFKPIIVAALVAVALFTAFKPNIGDLTALRHDGRTHYVVACLIGAAIGFYDGLIGPGTGSFLIIALVSAMGYAFLEASAKAKIVNMATNAGALIFFLPHGSLLWGVGLVLGLANMAGGYLGARTAVKQGSTFIRNVFLAVVGALILKLGYDIWQDTFA, from the coding sequence GTGATCTCGGGATTCGAGTCGCTGGAGCCCGCCACGCTGATCCTGATCATCGTTGCGGGCTTCGCCGCGGGCTGGATTGATGCCGTGGTGGGCGGCGGTGGACTCATCCAGCTCCCGGCCCTGCTGCTGGTGCCGGGCATCAGCCCGGTCCAGGCGCTGGCCACCAACAAGATGGGTTCCATCTTCGGCACCACCACCAGCGCTGTGACCTTCTACCGCCGGGTGAAGCCGGACCTTTGGACGGCCATCCCGATGGCGGTCATTGCGCTGGCCGGAAGCTTCGGCGGGGCCGTGCTGGCGGCCACCCTGCCCGCGAGCGTGTTCAAGCCCATCATCGTGGCGGCGCTGGTCGCCGTCGCGCTCTTCACGGCGTTCAAACCGAACATCGGTGACCTGACCGCGCTCCGTCACGACGGCCGGACCCACTATGTGGTGGCGTGCCTCATCGGTGCGGCCATCGGCTTCTACGACGGCCTGATCGGACCCGGTACAGGCTCGTTCCTGATCATCGCCCTGGTGTCCGCAATGGGCTACGCGTTCCTCGAAGCCAGCGCCAAGGCGAAGATAGTGAACATGGCCACCAACGCCGGTGCCCTGATTTTTTTCCTTCCGCACGGCTCACTCCTGTGGGGAGTAGGGCTGGTCCTGGGGCTCGCGAACATGGCTGGCGGCTACCTCGGCGCACGGACTGCGGTGAAACAGGGCAGCACCTTTATCCGCAACGTTTTCCTGGCGGTCGTCGGTGCGCTGATCCTCAAACTGGGCTATGACATTTGGCAGGACACCTTCGCCTAA
- a CDS encoding pyridoxal-dependent decarboxylase, with translation MSAGSEPFRDALDAAARHATAWLESQPKRHVGPAVSAADLSADFGGPLPDSGMPAAEIINYLAAKAEPGLMAMPSGRFFGWVIGGSLPAALAADWLVSAWDQNTFLRAATPAAAAIEEAAGRWFLDLLGLPEESDVGFVTGATMANFTGLAAVRWRVLADAGWDVDADGLAGAPAIRCLVGQERHDSIDLALRYLGLGRPAAVPTDRQGRIDPAELDRALDRALNGSNGSAPTPLIVCLQAGNLHSGAFDPFLQAITVAKAHKAWVHVDGAFGLWAAAVPEAAALTAGLHLADSWATDAHKTLNVPYDCGIVAVRDTQALRAAMSVNPSYMIRDSGAAADPFQLVPELSRPARGVPVWAAIKSLGRDGVAAQVRRLMERASALADRLSALDGVEVLNDVVYTQVSLAFGDDATTRAVTARIIGDGLVWMSGSRWQGRDVLRISVSDWTTDDGDVGQAVGAVRRALAAVRG, from the coding sequence ATGTCAGCAGGATCGGAACCTTTCCGGGACGCACTGGACGCAGCCGCGCGGCACGCCACCGCCTGGCTGGAAAGCCAGCCAAAGCGGCACGTCGGACCGGCCGTGTCAGCGGCAGATCTGTCCGCCGACTTCGGCGGCCCGCTGCCGGATAGCGGGATGCCTGCGGCCGAGATAATCAACTACCTCGCCGCGAAGGCCGAGCCTGGCCTGATGGCAATGCCCTCCGGACGCTTCTTCGGCTGGGTCATCGGCGGCTCGCTGCCGGCCGCCCTGGCGGCTGACTGGCTCGTGAGCGCGTGGGACCAGAACACCTTCCTCCGGGCAGCCACTCCCGCCGCGGCGGCCATCGAGGAAGCGGCCGGCCGCTGGTTCCTGGATCTGCTGGGGTTGCCGGAAGAGTCCGACGTCGGCTTTGTCACCGGGGCTACCATGGCCAACTTCACCGGCCTTGCGGCCGTCCGGTGGCGCGTCCTCGCCGACGCCGGCTGGGACGTTGATGCGGACGGACTCGCCGGAGCGCCGGCCATCCGCTGTCTTGTCGGCCAGGAGCGCCACGACTCGATCGACCTGGCGCTGCGGTACCTCGGCCTGGGCCGCCCGGCCGCGGTGCCCACGGACCGCCAGGGCCGGATAGATCCGGCGGAGCTGGACCGCGCCCTGGACCGTGCGCTCAACGGTTCCAACGGATCCGCCCCGACCCCGTTGATCGTGTGCCTGCAGGCAGGAAACCTGCATTCCGGAGCCTTCGACCCCTTCCTTCAGGCGATCACCGTCGCGAAAGCCCACAAGGCCTGGGTGCACGTCGATGGTGCCTTCGGACTCTGGGCGGCAGCGGTTCCCGAGGCCGCAGCGCTGACCGCAGGCCTGCACCTCGCCGATTCCTGGGCCACCGATGCGCACAAGACCCTGAACGTTCCATACGACTGCGGCATTGTGGCCGTCCGCGACACACAGGCGCTCCGCGCCGCGATGAGCGTGAATCCCAGCTATATGATCCGCGACTCCGGTGCGGCCGCGGATCCCTTCCAGCTCGTTCCGGAACTGTCGCGGCCGGCCCGCGGTGTGCCCGTGTGGGCGGCGATCAAGTCCCTGGGCCGGGACGGCGTCGCCGCCCAGGTCCGCCGGCTCATGGAACGCGCTTCCGCCCTTGCGGACAGGCTCTCGGCGCTGGACGGCGTCGAAGTGCTGAACGACGTTGTGTACACGCAGGTTTCGCTGGCCTTTGGCGACGACGCCACGACCCGCGCCGTGACGGCCCGGATCATCGGCGACGGCCTGGTGTGGATGTCCGGCTCCCGCTGGCAGGGACGTGATGTCCTGCGGATCTCGGTGAGCGACTGGACCACGGACGACGGCGACGTCGGGCAAGCAGTCGGGGCCGTGCGGAGGGCGCTGGCCGCCGTCCGCGGCTAG
- a CDS encoding aminoglycoside phosphotransferase family protein, which translates to MSSPAEVPIPPDLLRRYSGSSPGRAWLGSLPGLVCGRLERWQLEVDLRPGQLPWNGHGGLVVPVLRAGTPAALKVAYPHDEAKVERHALRLWDGHGAVRLLESDAGTCSMLLERLDAGRSLQDVPLDAAVDVWGVLMRKLSLTPDHRPEWKEFDHVAARAEQWSDDLPADWEQLGRPFPRWLLEAALEVCQIRGAVGRRAGTDVLVNTDFHYLNVLARPEAAALPSADAATDGFAAIDPQPMIGEAEFAVAPLLWNRIRDLPRADPERGLLDRCRDFSVAAGLDAEIARQWSVAREVENALSYASRPHHGGDLARSLWVASTLAGHTLSRLPAAHDLPAPGEAAGLAAV; encoded by the coding sequence ATGAGCAGCCCAGCAGAAGTCCCGATTCCGCCCGACCTCCTGCGGAGGTACAGCGGCAGCAGCCCGGGTCGAGCCTGGCTTGGATCGCTTCCCGGGCTCGTCTGCGGACGCCTTGAGCGCTGGCAGCTGGAGGTGGATCTCCGCCCGGGGCAACTGCCGTGGAACGGGCACGGCGGCCTGGTGGTCCCGGTGCTCCGGGCAGGTACTCCGGCCGCGCTGAAGGTTGCCTACCCCCACGACGAAGCCAAAGTGGAGCGTCACGCCCTCAGGCTCTGGGACGGCCACGGCGCAGTCCGGCTCCTGGAGTCGGACGCCGGAACGTGCTCCATGCTCCTGGAGCGGCTCGACGCCGGCCGCTCCCTGCAGGACGTTCCTCTGGACGCGGCCGTGGACGTCTGGGGCGTGCTGATGCGGAAGCTGAGCCTCACTCCGGACCACCGCCCGGAATGGAAGGAATTCGACCATGTGGCCGCGCGGGCCGAGCAGTGGAGCGATGACCTGCCAGCGGACTGGGAGCAACTGGGGCGGCCCTTTCCGCGGTGGCTGCTGGAGGCCGCCCTTGAGGTCTGCCAGATCCGGGGCGCCGTTGGCCGGCGGGCCGGGACCGATGTCCTGGTCAACACCGATTTCCACTACCTGAATGTCCTCGCCCGCCCTGAAGCTGCCGCGCTGCCGTCCGCTGACGCCGCCACGGACGGATTCGCAGCCATCGACCCGCAGCCGATGATCGGCGAAGCCGAGTTCGCCGTGGCCCCGCTGCTGTGGAACCGCATCCGGGACCTCCCGCGCGCCGACCCGGAGCGGGGTCTTCTGGACAGATGCCGGGACTTCAGCGTGGCGGCTGGCCTCGATGCCGAGATCGCCCGGCAGTGGAGCGTTGCCCGGGAAGTTGAAAACGCGCTCTCCTACGCCTCGCGGCCGCACCACGGCGGCGACCTCGCGCGCTCCCTGTGGGTGGCGAGCACGCTCGCCGGGCACACCCTCAGCAGGCTGCCCGCGGCACATGACCTCCCCGCCCCCGGAGAAGCCGCCGGACTGGCCGCCGTCTAG
- a CDS encoding VIT1/CCC1 transporter family protein, producing MDTAGAPALHQNEPHGNDIAHRLNWLRAGVLGANDGIVSVAAIVVGVAGATSATGPILTAGAAGLVGGAISMALGEYVSVSSQSDSQKALIEKERRELEEEPEEELAELAAIYQSKGLSQATAQAVARELTEHDALSAHLSAELNIDQEDIVSPWHAALASAIAFVVGAILPMLAILLPPENIRVPLTFAAVLVALAATGSVGAWLGGSSKSRAAVRVVVGGALALAATFAIGNFLGATGVV from the coding sequence ATGGATACTGCCGGAGCACCAGCGCTGCATCAGAACGAGCCCCATGGCAATGACATTGCGCACCGGCTGAACTGGCTGCGCGCCGGTGTGCTCGGGGCCAATGACGGGATCGTCTCCGTTGCCGCAATCGTAGTGGGCGTGGCCGGTGCCACCTCCGCGACCGGCCCGATCCTGACCGCGGGCGCCGCCGGCCTGGTGGGCGGCGCAATTTCGATGGCACTGGGTGAATACGTTTCCGTCAGCAGCCAAAGCGACAGCCAGAAAGCCCTGATCGAAAAGGAACGGCGGGAGCTGGAGGAAGAGCCCGAAGAAGAGCTCGCCGAGCTGGCGGCCATCTACCAAAGCAAGGGCCTGAGCCAGGCCACTGCCCAGGCGGTGGCCAGGGAACTCACGGAACACGACGCCCTGTCTGCCCATTTGTCGGCTGAACTCAACATTGACCAGGAGGACATCGTCAGCCCCTGGCACGCTGCCTTGGCCTCGGCAATCGCCTTTGTCGTGGGGGCTATCCTGCCCATGCTGGCCATCCTGCTGCCGCCGGAGAACATCAGGGTCCCGTTGACGTTCGCGGCCGTGCTGGTGGCGTTGGCGGCAACCGGTTCCGTTGGCGCCTGGCTCGGCGGCAGTTCCAAATCCAGGGCAGCGGTGCGGGTGGTGGTTGGCGGGGCGCTGGCGCTTGCCGCGACATTCGCCATTGGCAACTTCCTGGGCGCCACGGGCGTCGTCTGA
- a CDS encoding ferritin-like domain-containing protein, with the protein MTKWSVVKDDTKERRRPARYFRYGILASLAVLVLSLGLALIPGTPPEAPEPAFSEKARTAALAETMRLRQASSTLADAVSGAERQALLHTVTLLTTQARALIGPDQGPTPTATGTASGNPSATAPGTGAPSPAGGEAPTAGSAPELAAALSASSSRRFKDAEAADGGMARLLAAVGTAQLLQASSLATAVGAPGPELPAPAEPGSTPAAASPSPSESARSCPAAATSSGAAGGGATSESALAMTVKTEAETVYGYQVALARLDGSAAGSASQLLARHEAVLAEAEALSRADCASIPPREAGYTLGPLFLEKPAAGLGSLEAGTLPVYGDLVALSDGSTRQWAISGLLAAANRAALWGADSGPLPGIVVDTAQLPQLPEANPAPTSPNSAPSPNSAQSTGTGTAPAP; encoded by the coding sequence ATGACAAAATGGTCTGTTGTGAAAGACGACACCAAGGAAAGACGACGGCCGGCCCGCTATTTCCGGTACGGCATCCTTGCGTCATTGGCGGTACTGGTCCTCAGCCTCGGACTGGCCCTGATTCCGGGGACGCCGCCCGAGGCCCCGGAACCCGCCTTTTCTGAGAAGGCGCGCACCGCGGCCCTCGCGGAAACGATGCGGTTGCGCCAGGCCAGCAGCACACTTGCCGACGCCGTTTCCGGAGCGGAGCGCCAGGCCCTTCTGCACACTGTGACGTTGCTGACAACGCAGGCCAGGGCTCTCATAGGGCCGGACCAGGGCCCGACGCCAACTGCCACGGGCACCGCTTCCGGTAACCCCTCAGCTACCGCCCCGGGCACCGGCGCCCCATCGCCTGCCGGCGGCGAAGCCCCGACCGCAGGCTCAGCTCCCGAGCTGGCGGCGGCGTTGAGCGCCAGCAGCAGCCGGCGGTTTAAGGATGCGGAAGCGGCCGACGGCGGGATGGCACGCCTGCTGGCGGCCGTTGGCACCGCGCAGCTGCTTCAGGCGTCTTCGCTGGCGACGGCGGTGGGGGCACCCGGCCCGGAACTCCCGGCACCCGCAGAACCGGGTTCGACGCCCGCGGCTGCGTCTCCGTCTCCGTCTGAGTCTGCACGGTCCTGCCCGGCCGCGGCGACCTCCTCCGGCGCGGCTGGGGGCGGCGCAACCTCGGAATCAGCCCTGGCCATGACAGTCAAGACCGAGGCTGAAACGGTCTACGGCTACCAGGTGGCACTGGCGCGCCTCGACGGCAGTGCCGCCGGCTCGGCATCGCAACTCCTGGCGCGCCACGAAGCCGTGCTGGCCGAGGCTGAGGCCCTGAGCCGGGCAGACTGCGCGAGCATTCCGCCGAGGGAAGCGGGCTACACGCTTGGCCCGCTGTTCCTGGAGAAGCCTGCCGCCGGCCTCGGAAGCCTGGAGGCCGGCACGCTGCCGGTCTACGGTGACCTGGTGGCGCTTAGCGATGGCAGCACGCGGCAATGGGCCATCTCCGGCCTGCTGGCTGCCGCAAACCGGGCGGCGCTCTGGGGTGCCGATTCCGGTCCCCTGCCGGGCATCGTGGTGGACACCGCGCAGCTCCCCCAGTTGCCGGAAGCCAACCCGGCCCCGACATCCCCCAACTCAGCGCCGTCCCCCAACTCAGCGCAGTCCACGGGAACAGGCACGGCGCCGGCACCCTGA
- the rimP gene encoding ribosome maturation factor RimP → MSNAEATTSSDRTGTGKAEAESVHNPEAERVRALLEPSVQANRLYLEDVAINIQGSHRVVHVVVDLPQEEPGGVSLDVIAEISKELSDILDSDPSYDSRPYDLEVSSPGVGRPLTEPRHWHRARGRMVKVNVIQGDNVMGRIQSVDDDGVTLVPEIAAKKGMKPKQGEPEKIPFDRIRNGKVEIEFSHLDEVGLEDEHNGPSEEA, encoded by the coding sequence GTGAGTAATGCAGAAGCCACGACTTCATCAGACCGGACCGGGACGGGTAAGGCTGAGGCCGAATCCGTCCACAACCCGGAGGCCGAGCGCGTCCGGGCGCTGCTGGAACCCTCGGTCCAGGCAAACCGGCTCTACCTGGAGGACGTTGCCATCAACATCCAGGGTTCCCACCGGGTGGTCCACGTGGTGGTGGACCTGCCGCAGGAGGAACCCGGCGGAGTAAGCCTTGACGTGATTGCCGAGATCTCCAAGGAACTCTCGGACATCCTCGACAGCGACCCCAGCTACGACAGCCGTCCCTATGACCTGGAGGTTTCCTCGCCCGGCGTTGGACGGCCCCTGACCGAGCCGCGCCACTGGCACCGTGCCCGCGGGCGCATGGTCAAGGTGAACGTCATCCAGGGGGACAACGTTATGGGCAGGATCCAGTCCGTCGACGACGACGGCGTGACCCTGGTTCCGGAGATCGCGGCAAAAAAGGGAATGAAGCCCAAGCAGGGCGAGCCAGAGAAAATTCCTTTCGACAGGATCCGCAATGGAAAAGTCGAGATAGAGTTCAGCCACCTCGACGAGGTCGGTCTGGAAGACGAACACAATGGACCTTCTGAGGAGGCCTGA
- the nusA gene encoding transcription termination factor NusA gives MDIDMSALRLLEREREIPLDLLIPTIEQALLVAYHKSPGAFEKARAELDRKSGHVTIWATEIDDDGAPIGEFEDTPAGFGRIAASTARQIILQRLRDAEDDNVLGQFKGREGELVAGTIQQGNNPHMIQVNLGTVEALLPPPEQVPGEKYIHGNRLRAFVIDVHRGTKGPSITLSRSHPGLVRKLFELEVPEIADHSVEIVALAREAGHRTKIAVKANIAGINAKGACIGEMGSRVRAVMTELNDEKIDIVDFSEDPATFIASALSPSRVNSVTITDEATRSARVVVPDYQLSLAIGKEGQNARLAAKLTGWRIDIVSDAAAPREN, from the coding sequence ATGGATATTGACATGAGCGCACTGAGACTTCTGGAGCGTGAGCGTGAAATTCCGCTGGACCTCCTGATCCCCACCATTGAGCAGGCACTGCTGGTGGCCTACCACAAGTCTCCGGGAGCCTTCGAAAAGGCCCGCGCAGAGCTGGACCGCAAGAGCGGCCACGTGACCATCTGGGCCACCGAAATCGACGACGACGGCGCCCCGATCGGTGAGTTCGAGGACACCCCGGCCGGCTTCGGCCGGATCGCTGCCAGCACGGCCCGCCAGATCATCCTGCAGCGCCTGCGCGACGCCGAGGATGACAACGTCCTGGGCCAGTTCAAGGGCCGCGAGGGCGAGCTTGTGGCGGGCACCATCCAGCAGGGCAACAACCCGCACATGATCCAGGTGAACCTCGGAACGGTGGAGGCGCTGCTGCCCCCGCCCGAGCAGGTACCCGGCGAGAAGTACATCCACGGCAACAGGCTGCGCGCCTTCGTTATCGACGTGCACCGCGGCACCAAGGGCCCGTCCATCACGCTGTCGCGTTCGCACCCCGGCCTGGTCCGGAAGCTGTTCGAACTGGAAGTTCCGGAAATCGCCGATCACTCGGTGGAGATCGTGGCGCTGGCCCGCGAGGCCGGGCACCGCACCAAGATCGCCGTCAAGGCCAACATTGCGGGCATCAACGCCAAGGGCGCCTGCATCGGTGAAATGGGTTCACGCGTCCGGGCAGTGATGACCGAACTGAACGACGAAAAGATCGACATCGTCGACTTCAGCGAGGACCCGGCCACGTTCATTGCCAGCGCCTTGTCGCCGTCGAGGGTGAATTCCGTCACTATCACGGACGAAGCGACCCGCTCCGCCCGCGTTGTGGTGCCGGACTACCAGCTGTCGCTGGCCATCGGCAAGGAGGGGCAGAACGCCCGCCTGGCCGCCAAGCTCACCGGCTGGCGCATCGACATCGTCTCTGACGCCGCGGCTCCGCGCGAAAACTGA
- a CDS encoding YlxR family protein: MALVQHLENQPQRTCIGCRKKGPRSELLRLVAEGSGSTAVVVDERRRMAGRGAWLHFSETCLALAIKRRAFGRALPGTTGTAAVERRITAGTKAVDTPVAAATTVQPESGSEN, translated from the coding sequence GTGGCGCTAGTGCAACACCTTGAGAATCAGCCGCAGCGTACCTGCATCGGATGCCGGAAAAAGGGGCCGCGGTCTGAGTTACTCCGGCTCGTCGCCGAAGGCAGCGGTTCCACCGCTGTCGTGGTGGACGAACGACGCCGGATGGCTGGCCGGGGTGCATGGCTGCACTTCAGCGAAACGTGCCTGGCGCTGGCAATCAAGCGGCGTGCGTTCGGACGTGCCCTCCCGGGCACAACCGGAACAGCCGCCGTCGAACGCCGGATAACGGCAGGCACGAAAGCCGTGGACACTCCGGTGGCCGCAGCAACAACCGTCCAACCTGAAAGCGGGTCAGAAAACTGA
- the infB gene encoding translation initiation factor IF-2 produces MAKVRVHELAKELGITSKDAVTKLQELGEFVRSASSTIEAPVVRKLRNAYPAAGASKSEAPAAAPKAPASPSANRPAPAPGPAAPKAPEPKAEAPAAAAPSAPAPAAAPAPVAPAAVASAPAAPAPAAPSTGAKPGARPAPKAEAPAAPSRSGGQGSSAPRPGGPRPGNNPFATSQGMPRGRGGDNERPPRPGNNPFAPSQGMPRPGGNRTEGERPGGPRPAAGAGGPRPGAPRPAGAQGARPGAPRPAGAAGARPGAGGGNRPTPGMMPNRTERPAPAGAGRPGGGGRGPGRPGGAPGTGGAPGAGGGAPAGGGFGKGGRGRGGTQGAFGKGGAGRGKQRKSKRAKRQELEQMSAPSLGGVSVPRGDGNTVVRLRRGSSITDFADKIEANPAALVTVLFHLGEMATATQSLDEETFALLGEELGYKLQVVSPEDEERELLSTFDIDFDAELEAEGDEDLEARPPVVTVMGHVDHGKTRLLDAIRNSDVVAGEHGGITQHIGAYQITTDHEGIERKITFIDTPGHEAFTAMRARGAKVTDIAILVVAADDGVMPQTVEALNHAQAANVPIVVAVNKIDKEGANPDKVRGQLTEYGLVPEEYGGDTMFVEVSARQNLNIDELLEAVLLTADAALDMRANPNKDARGIAIEANLDKGRGSVATVLVQSGTLKVGDTIVAGTAHGRVRAMFDDDGSILSEAGPSRPVQVLGLSNVPRAGDTFFVTADERTARQIAEKREAADRNAALAKRRKRISLEDFDQAVAEGKIDTLNLILKGDVSGAVEALEDALLKIDVGEGVQLRVIHRGVGAITQNDVNLATVDSAVIIGFNVKPAERVAELADREGVDMRFYSVIYAAIDDIEMALKGMLKPEYEEVQLGTAEVREVFRSSKFGNIAGSIVRSGVIRRNTKARISRDGKIIGDNLTVETLKRFKDDATEVRTDFECGIGLGSFNDITEGDIIETFEMREKPRV; encoded by the coding sequence GTGGCCAAGGTCCGCGTACATGAGCTTGCTAAAGAGCTCGGTATTACTTCCAAAGATGCAGTAACCAAACTGCAGGAACTGGGCGAATTCGTTCGCTCTGCCTCTTCCACCATTGAGGCCCCCGTTGTGAGGAAACTCCGCAACGCCTACCCCGCCGCTGGCGCTTCGAAGTCCGAAGCTCCCGCCGCAGCGCCTAAGGCGCCGGCGAGCCCTTCGGCTAACCGCCCGGCCCCCGCGCCCGGCCCGGCAGCTCCGAAGGCTCCGGAACCCAAGGCTGAAGCTCCGGCTGCGGCCGCGCCGTCGGCACCCGCTCCGGCAGCAGCACCCGCCCCGGTGGCCCCTGCTGCTGTAGCTTCTGCTCCTGCGGCCCCGGCTCCGGCTGCACCGTCCACCGGTGCAAAACCCGGCGCCCGCCCGGCCCCCAAGGCTGAAGCTCCGGCTGCCCCGTCCCGCTCCGGCGGACAGGGCAGTTCCGCTCCCCGTCCGGGCGGTCCCCGTCCCGGCAACAACCCGTTCGCCACGTCCCAGGGCATGCCCCGCGGACGCGGCGGCGACAACGAACGTCCGCCGCGTCCGGGTAACAACCCGTTCGCTCCTTCCCAGGGCATGCCCCGTCCGGGCGGAAACCGTACCGAGGGCGAACGCCCCGGCGGTCCTCGTCCGGCAGCTGGCGCCGGGGGTCCCCGTCCGGGTGCTCCCCGTCCCGCTGGTGCACAGGGTGCACGTCCGGGTGCTCCGCGTCCGGCCGGTGCTGCCGGTGCACGTCCCGGTGCAGGCGGCGGAAACCGTCCTACTCCCGGCATGATGCCTAACCGCACCGAGCGTCCCGCACCCGCTGGTGCAGGCCGTCCCGGCGGCGGAGGCCGTGGTCCGGGCCGTCCGGGCGGCGCTCCGGGTACCGGTGGCGCTCCCGGTGCCGGTGGCGGCGCTCCGGCCGGCGGTGGCTTCGGCAAGGGTGGCCGCGGTCGCGGTGGCACCCAGGGTGCCTTCGGTAAGGGCGGCGCAGGCCGTGGCAAGCAGCGCAAGTCGAAGCGTGCCAAGCGCCAGGAACTGGAGCAGATGAGTGCTCCGTCGCTGGGCGGCGTAAGTGTGCCCCGCGGCGACGGCAACACCGTTGTCCGGCTCCGCCGCGGCTCGTCCATTACGGACTTTGCCGACAAGATCGAGGCAAACCCCGCAGCACTGGTGACCGTGCTCTTCCACCTCGGCGAGATGGCCACGGCCACGCAGTCGCTGGATGAAGAGACCTTCGCCCTGCTCGGCGAGGAGCTTGGCTACAAGCTTCAGGTCGTATCGCCGGAGGACGAGGAGCGCGAGCTGCTCAGCACCTTCGACATCGACTTCGACGCCGAACTGGAAGCCGAAGGCGACGAGGACCTCGAAGCACGTCCGCCGGTGGTCACCGTCATGGGTCACGTTGACCACGGTAAGACCCGCCTGCTTGACGCCATCCGTAACTCCGACGTCGTCGCGGGTGAACACGGCGGCATCACGCAGCACATCGGTGCCTACCAGATCACCACCGATCACGAAGGCATCGAGCGGAAGATCACCTTCATCGATACTCCGGGCCACGAGGCGTTCACCGCCATGCGTGCCCGTGGTGCGAAGGTCACTGACATCGCCATCCTGGTGGTCGCAGCGGACGACGGCGTTATGCCGCAGACCGTTGAGGCCCTAAACCACGCACAGGCGGCCAACGTGCCGATCGTCGTGGCTGTGAACAAGATCGACAAGGAAGGCGCCAACCCGGACAAGGTCCGCGGCCAGCTGACCGAGTACGGCCTGGTTCCCGAAGAATACGGTGGCGACACCATGTTCGTTGAGGTCTCTGCCCGCCAGAACCTCAACATCGACGAGCTGCTCGAGGCTGTCCTGCTCACCGCAGACGCAGCCCTGGATATGCGCGCCAACCCGAACAAGGACGCCCGCGGCATCGCGATTGAAGCCAACCTGGATAAGGGCCGCGGTTCCGTGGCCACCGTCCTGGTTCAGTCCGGCACGCTGAAGGTCGGCGACACGATCGTGGCAGGCACGGCCCACGGCCGCGTCCGCGCCATGTTCGACGACGACGGCAGCATCCTGAGCGAGGCCGGCCCGTCCCGCCCCGTGCAGGTACTGGGTCTGTCCAACGTCCCGCGTGCAGGCGACACCTTCTTCGTGACCGCTGACGAGCGCACCGCCCGCCAGATCGCCGAGAAGCGTGAAGCAGCAGACCGCAACGCCGCACTGGCCAAGCGCCGCAAGCGCATCAGCCTGGAAGACTTCGACCAGGCCGTCGCCGAAGGCAAGATCGACACCCTCAACCTCATCCTCAAGGGTGACGTGTCCGGTGCCGTGGAAGCCCTCGAAGACGCGCTGCTCAAGATCGACGTCGGCGAAGGTGTCCAGCTCCGCGTTATCCACCGCGGTGTCGGTGCGATCACGCAGAACGACGTCAACCTTGCAACGGTCGACTCCGCCGTCATCATCGGCTTCAACGTCAAGCCCGCCGAGCGTGTTGCCGAACTGGCAGACCGCGAAGGCGTGGACATGCGCTTCTACTCCGTCATCTATGCAGCAATCGATGACATTGAGATGGCCCTCAAGGGCATGCTCAAGCCGGAGTACGAAGAGGTCCAGCTTGGCACCGCCGAGGTCCGCGAAGTGTTCCGTTCCTCCAAGTTCGGCAACATCGCCGGTTCCATCGTTCGCTCGGGTGTTATCCGACGCAACACGAAGGCCCGCATCAGCCGCGACGGCAAGATCATCGGCGACAACCTCACCGTTGAGACGCTCAAGCGCTTCAAGGACGACGCCACCGAGGTCCGCACGGACTTCGAGTGTGGTATCGGTCTTGGCTCGTTCAACGACATCACCGAAGGCGACATCATCGAGACCTTCGAGATGCGCGAGAAGCCGCGCGTCTAA
- the rbfA gene encoding 30S ribosome-binding factor RbfA: MADPARAAKLAQRIKVVVAEALGRKVKDPRLEGITVTDARVTNDLQHATIYYTVFGDQVVQADAAKGLEKAKGVLRQEVGRNITVRLTPTLEFVADQIPVNASNLEELLRAAKKRDAEVAALAAGAKHAGDADPYKSDIPEDVEIDEDDFDEEDEDLLDDEELDEDSNK; this comes from the coding sequence ATGGCTGATCCGGCACGCGCTGCCAAGTTGGCGCAGCGGATTAAGGTTGTTGTTGCAGAGGCTTTGGGCCGGAAGGTCAAGGATCCCCGGCTTGAGGGGATTACCGTCACCGATGCCCGTGTGACCAATGATCTGCAGCACGCCACGATCTACTACACCGTGTTCGGGGACCAGGTTGTGCAGGCGGATGCCGCCAAGGGCCTGGAGAAGGCCAAGGGTGTGCTCCGGCAGGAAGTAGGCCGCAACATCACCGTTCGGCTGACCCCCACCCTGGAATTCGTGGCTGACCAGATTCCGGTCAACGCCTCCAACCTTGAGGAACTGCTCCGCGCCGCCAAGAAGCGCGACGCCGAAGTGGCCGCCCTGGCTGCAGGCGCCAAGCACGCCGGCGACGCCGATCCCTACAAGAGCGACATTCCCGAGGACGTGGAAATCGACGAGGACGACTTCGACGAAGAGGATGAGGACCTCCTCGACGACGAAGAACTCGACGAAGACAGCAACAAATAG